Proteins co-encoded in one Bacillus paramycoides genomic window:
- the ald gene encoding alanine dehydrogenase, giving the protein MRIGIPTEIKNNENRVAMTPAGAVHLVQNGHEVFVQKGAGLGSGFTDEEYVQAGAKLVETAEEAWNQDMVMKVKEPVASEYGYFREGLILFTYLHLAPEPELTKALIDNKVVSIAYETVQLDNRSLPLLAPMSEVAGRMSAQIGAQFLEKNKGGKGILLAGVPGVKRGKVTIIGGGQAGTNAAKIAVGLGADVTIIDLSAERLRQLDDIFGNQVKTLMSNPYNIAEAVKESDLVIGAVLIPGAKAPKLVTEEMIQSMEPGSVVVDIAIDQGGIFETTDRITTHDNPTYEKHGVVHYAVANMPGAVPRTSTLALTNVTVPYAVQIANKGYKDACLGNTALLKGINTLDGYVTFEAVAEAHGLQYADAKELLEKAPALS; this is encoded by the coding sequence ATGCGTATCGGTATTCCAACAGAAATTAAAAATAATGAAAACCGCGTGGCAATGACGCCAGCGGGAGCGGTACATTTAGTACAAAATGGTCATGAAGTTTTTGTTCAAAAAGGAGCAGGTTTAGGGTCTGGCTTTACAGATGAAGAATACGTACAAGCTGGTGCAAAGCTTGTTGAAACTGCTGAAGAAGCATGGAATCAAGATATGGTTATGAAGGTAAAAGAGCCAGTTGCAAGTGAATACGGCTATTTCCGTGAAGGTTTAATTTTATTCACATACTTACACTTAGCTCCAGAACCAGAATTAACGAAAGCATTAATTGATAACAAAGTTGTATCAATTGCATACGAAACAGTACAATTAGACAATCGTTCACTACCATTACTTGCACCTATGAGTGAAGTAGCTGGTCGTATGTCTGCACAAATCGGTGCACAATTCCTTGAGAAAAACAAAGGTGGTAAAGGTATTTTACTTGCAGGCGTTCCAGGGGTAAAACGCGGCAAAGTAACAATTATCGGCGGTGGTCAAGCTGGTACAAACGCAGCGAAGATCGCAGTAGGTTTAGGTGCAGATGTAACAATCATCGACTTAAGTGCAGAGCGTCTTCGTCAACTAGATGATATTTTCGGTAACCAAGTAAAAACGTTAATGTCTAATCCATACAACATTGCAGAAGCTGTAAAAGAATCTGACCTTGTAATTGGTGCGGTATTAATTCCAGGTGCAAAAGCGCCAAAACTTGTAACAGAAGAAATGATTCAATCAATGGAACCAGGTTCTGTCGTTGTAGATATCGCGATTGACCAAGGTGGTATTTTCGAAACAACTGATCGTATTACAACTCATGACAACCCAACTTACGAAAAACATGGCGTTGTTCATTATGCAGTTGCTAATATGCCAGGTGCGGTTCCACGTACATCAACTCTTGCATTAACAAACGTAACAGTACCATATGCAGTACAAATTGCGAACAAAGGCTACAAAGATGCTTGCTTAGGTAACACTGCATTACTTAAAGGTATTAACACATTAGACGGATATGTAACATTCGAAGCAGTTGCAGAAGCGCACGGCTTACAATACGCTGATGCGAAAGAGCTTCTTGAAAAAGCTCCTGCTTTATCATAA
- a CDS encoding SDR family oxidoreductase translates to MRHALITAGTKGLGKQVTEKLLAKGYSVTVTYHSDITAMEKMKETYKNMEERLQFVQADVTKKEDLHKIVEEAIGRFGKIDFLINNAGPYVFERKKLVDYEEDEWNEMIQGNLTAVFHLLKLVVPIMRKQNFGRIINYGFQGADSAPGWIYRSAFAAAKVGLVSLTKTVAYEEAEYGITANMVCPGDIIGDMKEATIQEARQLKERNTPIGRSGTGEDIARTISFLCEDDSDMITGTIIEVTGAVDVIHRHR, encoded by the coding sequence GTGAGACACGCGCTCATTACAGCCGGTACGAAAGGTTTAGGAAAGCAAGTAACAGAAAAGTTATTGGCTAAAGGCTATTCAGTAACAGTAACATATCATAGCGATATAACGGCTATGGAAAAGATGAAAGAAACATATAAAAATATGGAAGAGCGTCTACAATTCGTGCAAGCGGATGTCACGAAAAAAGAAGATTTACATAAAATAGTAGAAGAAGCGATAGGCCGTTTTGGCAAAATTGACTTTTTAATTAATAATGCTGGTCCATATGTATTTGAACGAAAAAAGTTAGTCGATTATGAAGAAGACGAATGGAATGAAATGATTCAGGGTAATTTAACAGCGGTATTTCATTTGTTGAAACTTGTCGTTCCGATTATGAGAAAACAGAACTTTGGCCGTATTATTAATTATGGATTCCAAGGGGCAGATAGTGCACCGGGATGGATTTATCGTTCAGCTTTTGCAGCAGCGAAAGTAGGACTTGTTTCATTAACGAAAACAGTTGCTTATGAAGAAGCTGAATATGGTATTACTGCAAATATGGTATGTCCTGGTGATATTATTGGTGATATGAAAGAAGCGACAATTCAAGAAGCACGTCAGTTGAAAGAACGTAACACACCAATTGGTAGATCTGGAACAGGTGAAGATATCGCAAGAACGATTTCATTTTTATGTGAAGACGATTCCGATATGATTACTGGCACAATTATTGAAGTAACTGGTGCAGTAGATGTTATTCATAGACATCGATAG
- a CDS encoding universal stress protein, with product MNNTYTNILIAVDGSKEAEKAFKKAIQVAKRNNATLTIAHIVDVKAYSAVEAYSRAIAERANLFAEDLLEDYKKTALEAGLEKIETVLEFGNPKSKISKEIAPNHKVDLIMCGATGLNAVERFLIGSVSEHIIRYAKCDVLVVRGDEEQGDL from the coding sequence ATGAATAATACATATACAAATATTTTAATCGCGGTGGATGGTTCTAAAGAAGCAGAAAAAGCCTTTAAAAAAGCAATTCAAGTCGCAAAACGCAACAATGCAACATTAACAATTGCTCATATCGTTGATGTGAAAGCATACTCAGCAGTAGAAGCTTATAGCCGTGCAATTGCTGAACGTGCAAATCTATTTGCAGAAGACTTATTAGAAGACTACAAAAAAACTGCGCTTGAAGCTGGCCTTGAAAAAATTGAGACTGTATTAGAATTTGGTAATCCTAAATCTAAAATTTCAAAAGAAATCGCTCCAAATCATAAAGTAGATTTAATTATGTGTGGTGCAACTGGTTTAAATGCTGTTGAACGTTTCCTAATTGGTAGCGTCTCTGAACATATTATTCGCTATGCGAAATGCGATGTCCTTGTTGTTCGTGGTGATGAGGAGCAAGGTGATCTTTAA
- a CDS encoding ProA domain protein: MDDSERIILDVNGKEIEMLDTIRTHFKEKHGVELSNGALLRDLMDIEYIRITEDRHKYDSF; this comes from the coding sequence ATGGATGATTCTGAACGTATTATTTTAGATGTGAATGGAAAAGAAATTGAAATGTTAGATACAATTCGTACACATTTCAAAGAGAAACATGGTGTAGAACTAAGTAATGGTGCATTACTACGAGATTTAATGGATATTGAATATATTCGAATTACGGAAGATCGACATAAGTATGATTCATTTTAA
- the argH gene encoding argininosuccinate lyase, which yields MSKLWGGRFTEEAEAWVEEFGASISFDQQLVNQDINGSIAHVTMLAKQGIVTKEEAEKIKIGLQYLLEEAKQDKLHFSVEAEDIHLNIEKMLIEKIGEIGGKLHTGRSRNDQVATDMHLYLKEKVEHIIKATKQLQTVLVHQAENNIETIMPGYTHLQRAQPISFAHHILAYFWMLERDVNRYEDSLKRINISPLGAGALAGTTFPIDREYSAELLGFNGIYENSLDAVSDRDFILEFLSNSSMLMMHLSRFCEELILWSSQEFQFIEMSDQYATGSSIMPQKKNPDMAELIRGKTGRVYGNLFSLLTVMKGLPLAYNKDLQEDKEGMFDTVKTVEGCLHIMAGMLETMTVNKEKMGQAVTQDFSNATEIADYLASKGLPFRQAHEIVGKLVLHCTQKGIYLVDVPLETYKEMSLLFEEDLYEVLSPYAAVKRRNSAGGTGFEQIEKALEKAKGLVGEFVGS from the coding sequence GTGAGCAAACTTTGGGGCGGACGTTTTACAGAAGAAGCGGAAGCATGGGTTGAAGAGTTCGGAGCGTCTATCTCCTTTGATCAACAATTAGTAAATCAAGATATAAATGGGAGTATTGCCCACGTAACGATGCTAGCAAAGCAAGGCATCGTTACGAAAGAAGAAGCCGAGAAAATAAAGATAGGTCTTCAATATTTATTAGAAGAAGCGAAACAAGATAAATTGCATTTTTCAGTTGAAGCGGAAGACATTCATTTAAATATCGAAAAGATGTTAATTGAAAAAATCGGTGAAATAGGCGGGAAACTTCATACTGGCCGAAGCCGTAACGATCAAGTAGCGACTGATATGCATTTATATTTGAAAGAAAAAGTAGAACATATTATAAAAGCTACAAAACAATTGCAAACTGTTCTTGTTCATCAAGCAGAAAATAATATTGAAACAATTATGCCTGGTTATACGCATTTGCAGCGTGCGCAGCCAATTTCATTTGCACATCATATTCTCGCTTACTTTTGGATGTTAGAGCGTGATGTGAATCGTTATGAAGATTCGTTAAAGCGCATTAACATTTCACCATTAGGAGCAGGAGCGTTAGCTGGGACAACATTCCCGATTGATCGAGAATATAGTGCGGAACTACTTGGATTTAATGGAATCTATGAAAATAGTTTAGATGCAGTAAGCGATCGTGATTTCATACTGGAATTCCTAAGTAACTCATCTATGCTCATGATGCACTTATCACGCTTTTGCGAAGAACTTATTTTATGGAGTAGCCAAGAGTTTCAGTTTATTGAAATGAGCGATCAATACGCAACGGGAAGCAGCATTATGCCGCAAAAGAAAAATCCAGATATGGCGGAACTAATCCGCGGTAAAACAGGCAGAGTGTACGGTAATTTATTTAGTTTACTTACAGTCATGAAAGGATTACCGCTTGCATACAATAAAGACTTGCAAGAAGATAAAGAAGGAATGTTTGATACAGTAAAAACAGTAGAAGGTTGCCTTCATATTATGGCAGGCATGCTAGAAACGATGACTGTAAATAAAGAAAAGATGGGGCAAGCTGTGACGCAAGATTTCTCTAACGCAACAGAAATTGCTGACTACTTAGCAAGCAAAGGACTACCGTTCCGTCAAGCTCATGAAATTGTTGGGAAGCTAGTGCTACACTGCACACAAAAAGGAATTTATTTAGTAGATGTACCACTTGAAACGTATAAAGAAATGAGCTTGTTATTTGAAGAAGATTTGTATGAAGTTCTTTCACCATATGCCGCTGTAAAGCGCCGTAATAGTGCTGGAGGAACTGGGTTTGAACAGATTGAAAAAGCTTTGGAGAAGGCGAAGGGATTAGTTGGAGAGTTTGTTGGAAGTTGA
- a CDS encoding argininosuccinate synthase encodes MEKKKVVLAYSGGLDTSVAIKWLQEKNYDIIALCLDLGEGKDLAFVKEKALSVGAIKSYMIDVQEEFANEYALMAMQAHTLYEGKYPLVSALSRPLIAKKLVEIAEQEGATAVAHGCTGKGNDQVRFEVSIQALNPYLEVIAPVREWKWSREEEIAYAKENNVPIPVNLDSPFSIDQNLWGRSNECGILEDPWAAPPEDAYEMTLALEDTPNKPEFVEIGFEAGVPTTLNGTAYPLSELIKTLNALAGKHGVGRIDHVENRLVGIKSREVYECPAAMTLITAHKELEDLTLVKEVAHFKPMIEQKITELIYNGLWFSPLKQALNAFLQETQKNITGTVRVKLFKGHAIVEGRKSEYSLYDEKLATYTAQDEFNHDAAVGFISLFGLPTKVYSQVNQKKVEA; translated from the coding sequence ATGGAGAAGAAGAAAGTTGTATTAGCATATTCTGGGGGTCTTGATACTTCCGTTGCAATTAAATGGTTACAAGAGAAGAATTATGATATTATCGCGCTTTGTTTAGACTTAGGGGAAGGTAAAGACTTAGCATTTGTAAAAGAAAAGGCACTTTCAGTAGGTGCAATTAAATCATATATGATTGATGTTCAAGAAGAATTTGCAAATGAATATGCATTAATGGCGATGCAAGCGCACACGTTATACGAAGGGAAATACCCTCTCGTTTCAGCGTTATCACGTCCGCTTATCGCGAAGAAATTAGTAGAGATTGCAGAACAAGAAGGAGCGACTGCAGTTGCACATGGATGTACAGGGAAAGGGAATGATCAAGTTCGTTTTGAAGTTTCTATTCAAGCGTTAAATCCTTACTTAGAAGTGATTGCGCCTGTACGTGAATGGAAATGGTCACGTGAAGAAGAAATTGCATATGCAAAAGAAAACAATGTACCAATTCCGGTTAATTTAGATAGCCCATTTTCAATCGATCAAAACTTATGGGGACGCAGCAATGAATGTGGCATTTTAGAAGATCCATGGGCAGCGCCGCCAGAAGATGCATATGAGATGACATTGGCATTAGAAGATACACCGAATAAACCCGAGTTTGTAGAAATCGGTTTTGAAGCAGGCGTACCGACTACTTTAAATGGTACTGCCTATCCACTTTCAGAACTTATTAAAACGTTAAATGCACTTGCTGGAAAACATGGCGTTGGACGTATCGATCACGTCGAAAATCGTCTTGTCGGTATTAAATCACGTGAAGTATACGAATGCCCAGCTGCAATGACATTAATTACGGCTCATAAGGAACTGGAAGATTTAACACTCGTAAAAGAAGTAGCGCATTTTAAACCGATGATTGAGCAGAAAATAACAGAACTTATTTATAACGGCTTATGGTTCTCGCCTTTAAAACAAGCGCTTAACGCTTTCTTACAAGAAACGCAAAAGAATATAACAGGTACAGTGCGTGTGAAATTATTTAAAGGCCATGCGATTGTAGAAGGACGTAAATCTGAGTACTCTTTATACGATGAAAAACTAGCAACATATACTGCCCAGGACGAGTTTAATCATGATGCAGCAGTTGGATTCATTTCATTATTCGGTTTACCAACGAAAGTATACAGCCAAGTAAATCAAAAGAAGGTGGAAGCGTGA
- a CDS encoding YitT family protein, translating into MRNIQSRQIIKEVFMVLIGSFILAAALYHIHFQNHLTEGGFVGIALFIQNFYDISPSISTVMMDIPIILLCASLLGRKMVGYSFLGSISFGVFYSLMENYSPFTVDLSNNLFIAAVVGGALAGIGLGFILRFGGATGGDDILTIVLSKKTRFTIGQIFFVFDAIVLALSLYYLNWTEIAFTILSIAVQAKTLDLIYYPKTEKAEEKQPVSIPMSKKHATN; encoded by the coding sequence ATGAGGAACATCCAAAGTCGACAAATTATTAAAGAAGTTTTTATGGTTTTAATCGGTTCATTTATTTTAGCAGCAGCGCTATATCACATTCACTTCCAAAACCACTTAACAGAAGGTGGCTTTGTAGGTATCGCACTATTCATCCAAAATTTTTATGATATTTCACCATCTATTTCAACTGTAATGATGGATATCCCAATTATTCTACTATGTGCTTCATTGTTAGGTAGAAAAATGGTTGGCTATTCATTCTTAGGTTCAATTTCATTCGGAGTATTTTATTCTCTTATGGAAAATTATTCTCCATTTACGGTCGATTTATCAAACAATTTATTTATTGCTGCAGTAGTTGGCGGTGCGTTAGCTGGTATTGGACTCGGTTTTATATTGCGATTTGGCGGTGCAACCGGTGGAGACGATATTTTAACAATTGTATTAAGTAAAAAAACACGTTTTACAATTGGGCAAATTTTCTTCGTCTTTGACGCGATTGTTCTTGCGCTTTCATTATATTATTTAAATTGGACAGAAATTGCTTTTACTATTCTTTCGATTGCCGTACAGGCAAAAACATTGGATTTAATTTATTATCCAAAAACAGAAAAAGCAGAAGAAAAGCAACCAGTATCTATTCCAATGTCCAAAAAGCATGCAACAAATTAA
- a CDS encoding EcsC family protein — protein sequence MRSKREQAILDNIKEWELQLVEQEATDFQKVFDKWVHSTIAKLPEKKRKDFFTKADGWLFHLHALIQSSQSQLEARNRILGTSRLFDESIEQLEDLKALSIDQLTYIAEQQTARHRLYSFVQGGATGAGGLLLLTADFPVMIALNVKAVQLIATSFGHDVNKPYEMMLALKVFHASLLPGRLQQYAWYNLLQELEQEDSFFYEGDEAVLQPASTEIILKQILKTFSIYALRRKLFQGIPVIGMAIGSTVNYRLTRNVTEFANRFYQVRHIVEKEKRA from the coding sequence ATGCGATCGAAGCGAGAACAAGCCATTTTAGACAATATAAAAGAATGGGAATTGCAATTAGTTGAGCAAGAAGCGACTGATTTTCAAAAAGTGTTTGATAAATGGGTGCATAGTACAATTGCGAAATTACCTGAGAAAAAACGAAAAGATTTCTTTACGAAAGCAGATGGATGGCTCTTTCATTTGCATGCATTGATTCAAAGTTCACAATCGCAGTTAGAGGCGCGTAATCGTATTTTGGGAACGTCGAGATTATTTGATGAATCGATTGAGCAACTAGAGGATTTAAAAGCATTATCTATTGATCAATTAACATACATAGCAGAGCAGCAAACAGCACGACATCGCTTATATTCATTCGTACAAGGCGGAGCAACGGGTGCTGGAGGTTTATTATTACTAACAGCTGATTTTCCGGTTATGATTGCGTTAAATGTGAAGGCTGTCCAACTTATTGCAACATCATTTGGGCATGATGTGAACAAGCCTTATGAAATGATGCTCGCATTAAAGGTCTTTCATGCGTCCTTACTACCAGGAAGACTTCAGCAATACGCGTGGTACAATTTACTGCAAGAGCTAGAGCAAGAGGATTCGTTCTTCTACGAAGGAGACGAAGCGGTATTACAACCAGCTTCTACTGAAATTATTTTAAAACAAATTTTGAAAACATTTTCGATTTATGCTCTTCGTCGTAAATTATTCCAAGGTATTCCGGTAATTGGAATGGCAATCGGGTCTACAGTGAATTACCGTTTAACAAGAAACGTTACTGAATTTGCAAATAGATTTTATCAAGTGCGCCACATAGTCGAGAAGGAAAAAAGAGCGTAA
- a CDS encoding DUF1796 family putative cysteine peptidase, which produces MNLSNIKKEYNAVFSLGQNCWPAWALYQFELSPFFGVIDFMLSPSLEKVNVLLQNRFDRFLQFENLSFISFWDDGAKLRLRDNLYEIDSCHDFKTDVNTPTSWPSYIEIKLNYEHRINRFLTTIDTAQSILFIRTGGTYEEARSLEHILSQIVTHTFSVLLLIPEDVPTIIQEDWGLQNICVIKCPIMDVFQYNEAFWSNLFDGITIRPHS; this is translated from the coding sequence ATGAATCTATCCAATATAAAAAAAGAATATAACGCAGTATTCAGCTTAGGACAAAACTGCTGGCCTGCTTGGGCATTATATCAATTCGAATTATCACCATTTTTTGGTGTTATCGATTTTATGCTAAGCCCTTCATTAGAAAAAGTGAATGTATTATTACAAAATCGATTTGACCGTTTTTTACAGTTCGAAAACTTATCCTTCATCTCATTTTGGGATGATGGTGCGAAATTAAGACTCCGTGACAACCTATATGAAATTGACTCTTGCCACGACTTTAAAACAGATGTAAACACACCAACTTCTTGGCCTTCTTATATAGAAATTAAGTTAAACTATGAGCATCGAATTAATCGTTTTCTAACTACAATTGACACAGCACAATCCATATTGTTTATTCGAACTGGAGGAACATACGAAGAAGCACGCTCCTTGGAACACATTTTATCTCAAATCGTTACACATACATTCTCCGTCCTATTATTAATCCCTGAAGATGTACCAACTATCATCCAAGAAGATTGGGGATTACAAAATATTTGTGTTATAAAATGCCCTATTATGGATGTATTTCAGTACAATGAAGCATTTTGGAGCAACTTATTTGATGGGATTACGATTAGACCACATTCTTAA
- a CDS encoding NUDIX hydrolase, with amino-acid sequence MYPRAKAFGIAIHHGRLLVQEYRTADETYYRPVGGSIELGEKSAHTIIREYKEELHTEVEIINYLGCLENIFHLDGEIGHEIIQLYSLRLLDTSLYEMKKMNIQDEQTVSYAKWIPITAFIQEKKVLYPDGILNYIQKKKDEIL; translated from the coding sequence ATGTATCCACGTGCAAAAGCTTTTGGCATTGCTATACATCACGGTCGCCTTCTCGTACAAGAATATCGTACAGCAGATGAAACATATTACAGACCTGTCGGCGGTTCAATTGAACTTGGTGAAAAATCAGCACATACAATTATTCGTGAATATAAAGAAGAGCTTCATACAGAAGTGGAAATCATCAATTATTTAGGTTGTTTAGAAAATATCTTTCATCTTGACGGAGAAATTGGTCATGAAATCATCCAACTATATTCTCTACGCTTATTAGACACATCACTATATGAAATGAAAAAAATGAATATACAAGATGAGCAAACAGTATCGTATGCAAAATGGATTCCCATTACTGCATTCATTCAGGAGAAGAAAGTACTATACCCAGATGGAATTTTAAACTATATCCAAAAGAAAAAAGACGAAATCCTATAG
- the ackA gene encoding acetate kinase has protein sequence MSKIIAINAGSSSLKFQLFEMPSETVLTKGLVERIGLEDSIFTITVDGEKQKEVTNIPDHAVAVNMLLNKLTENGIVKSLDEIGGIGHRVVHGGEKFADSVLITDEVLADIEELSDLAPLHNPANVVGIKAFQEVLPNVPAVAVFDTAFHQTMPESAFLYSLPYEYYEKFGIRKYGFHGTSHKYVTERAAELLGRPLESLSLLSCHLGNGASIAAVEGGKSIDTSMGFTPLAGVTMGTRSGNIDPALIPYIMEKTGQTVEEVVNVLNKKSGMLGLTGYSSDLRDIIAKEEEGDHRAKVALDVFVSRIHKYIGSYTARMKGVDAIIFTAGVGENSAIIRERVLEGLEYMGVYFDVKRNNVFGEEAFISFPHSPVKIIVIPTDEEVMIARDVLRLGNIG, from the coding sequence ATGTCAAAAATCATCGCGATTAACGCAGGAAGCTCTTCCTTAAAATTCCAATTATTTGAAATGCCAAGTGAAACAGTATTAACAAAAGGTTTAGTAGAACGTATCGGTTTAGAAGATAGTATCTTCACTATTACTGTAGATGGCGAAAAACAAAAAGAAGTTACAAACATTCCAGATCACGCAGTAGCAGTTAATATGCTTCTTAACAAATTAACTGAAAACGGAATCGTTAAATCTCTAGATGAGATTGGCGGTATCGGTCACCGTGTTGTTCACGGCGGCGAAAAATTTGCTGACTCTGTTTTAATTACTGATGAAGTATTAGCTGATATCGAAGAATTAAGCGATTTAGCACCACTTCATAACCCAGCAAACGTTGTTGGTATTAAAGCATTCCAAGAAGTATTACCAAACGTACCAGCAGTAGCGGTATTCGATACAGCATTCCACCAAACAATGCCGGAATCTGCATTCCTATACAGCTTACCATATGAGTACTATGAAAAGTTCGGCATCCGTAAATACGGTTTCCACGGAACTTCTCATAAATATGTAACTGAGCGTGCGGCTGAGCTATTAGGTCGTCCACTTGAAAGCTTAAGCTTACTTTCTTGTCACTTAGGTAACGGTGCAAGTATCGCAGCAGTAGAAGGCGGTAAATCTATCGATACTTCTATGGGCTTCACTCCACTTGCTGGTGTAACAATGGGTACACGTTCTGGTAACATTGACCCTGCGTTAATTCCATACATCATGGAAAAAACAGGCCAAACAGTAGAAGAAGTAGTTAACGTATTAAACAAGAAGAGTGGTATGTTAGGTCTTACTGGTTACTCTAGTGACCTACGTGACATCATTGCGAAAGAAGAAGAAGGCGATCACCGTGCGAAAGTAGCACTTGATGTATTCGTAAGCCGTATCCACAAATACATCGGTTCTTACACTGCTCGTATGAAAGGTGTAGACGCAATCATCTTCACAGCTGGTGTAGGTGAAAACAGTGCAATTATTCGTGAGCGCGTATTAGAAGGCCTTGAGTACATGGGCGTATACTTCGACGTAAAACGTAATAACGTATTTGGTGAAGAAGCATTCATCAGCTTCCCACACTCTCCAGTAAAAATTATCGTAATTCCAACTGACGAAGAAGTTATGATCGCTCGTGACGTACTACGTCTTGGAAACATTGGTTAA
- a CDS encoding class I SAM-dependent methyltransferase yields MSQTVETLFSIFDSSAVVLRKELDVTYLEALVETGDNLFEGAILQEELSESAIERLNREYSTFNEETYKGEEIRKAFQLAILKGMKEGVQANHEMTPDAVGMFMSYLFHKFMKGKNEITVLDPAIGTGNLMTTVFNSAQENVTVSGFGVEVDEVLIKLALVNANLQKHAIEFFHQDGLAPLYIDPVDAVVSDLPIGYYPNEIGASEYKLKADEGMSYAHHLFIEQSVKHTKEGGYLFFLVPNFIFESDQAPKLHAFIKETCFIQGLLQLPVSMFKNEKNAKSIFVLQKKGPSVTMPKQALLVELPKFSNMKAMEDIMDQLNTWFATHK; encoded by the coding sequence GTGAGTCAGACAGTAGAAACATTATTTTCTATTTTTGATTCTTCTGCGGTAGTTTTACGTAAAGAATTAGATGTAACATATTTAGAGGCGCTTGTAGAAACAGGTGATAACTTGTTTGAAGGAGCGATTTTACAAGAGGAATTATCTGAATCAGCAATTGAAAGGCTGAATCGTGAATATAGTACGTTTAATGAAGAAACATATAAAGGTGAAGAAATTCGTAAAGCATTTCAGTTAGCCATCTTAAAAGGAATGAAAGAAGGCGTACAAGCGAATCACGAAATGACGCCTGATGCAGTTGGTATGTTTATGAGTTACCTATTCCATAAATTTATGAAGGGTAAAAATGAAATTACTGTGTTAGATCCTGCAATTGGAACGGGTAATTTAATGACGACAGTGTTCAATAGCGCTCAAGAAAACGTTACAGTGAGTGGATTTGGTGTAGAAGTGGATGAAGTGTTAATTAAACTTGCTTTAGTAAATGCGAATTTACAAAAGCATGCAATCGAATTCTTCCATCAAGATGGACTAGCACCACTTTATATCGATCCGGTTGATGCAGTCGTTTCAGATTTACCGATTGGTTATTATCCAAATGAAATCGGTGCAAGTGAATATAAGTTAAAAGCAGATGAAGGAATGTCATATGCCCACCACTTATTTATTGAACAAAGTGTGAAACATACGAAAGAAGGCGGGTACTTATTCTTCTTAGTGCCGAACTTCATTTTTGAAAGTGATCAAGCACCAAAATTACATGCATTTATTAAAGAAACATGCTTTATTCAGGGGTTATTACAGCTACCTGTTTCCATGTTTAAAAACGAGAAAAATGCAAAAAGTATATTTGTTCTCCAAAAGAAAGGCCCTAGTGTAACGATGCCAAAACAGGCGTTATTAGTGGAATTACCTAAATTCTCTAACATGAAGGCGATGGAAGACATTATGGACCAATTAAATACTTGGTTTGCAACGCATAAATAA
- the tpx gene encoding thiol peroxidase produces MANVTFKGNPMTLVGTEVKVGDQAPNFQVLANDLSPVSLETYKGEVKLISVVPSIDTGVCDAQTRRFNQDAAGIENAKVLTISADLPFAQKRWCAANGLENVVTLSDHRDLSFGEAYGLVMKELRLLARAVFVVDSNDKVVYAEYVSEGTSHPNYEAALEAAKAAK; encoded by the coding sequence GTGGCAAACGTAACTTTTAAAGGTAATCCAATGACTTTAGTTGGAACAGAAGTTAAAGTTGGCGATCAAGCGCCGAATTTCCAAGTATTAGCAAACGACTTATCTCCAGTAAGTTTAGAGACATACAAAGGCGAAGTAAAATTAATTAGTGTTGTACCTTCAATCGACACAGGTGTGTGTGATGCACAAACACGTCGTTTTAACCAAGATGCAGCAGGTATTGAAAACGCGAAAGTATTAACAATTAGCGCTGACTTACCATTCGCTCAAAAACGCTGGTGTGCAGCAAACGGTTTAGAAAATGTTGTAACACTTTCTGACCACCGCGACCTTTCATTCGGTGAAGCTTACGGCTTAGTAATGAAAGAGCTTCGTTTACTTGCTCGTGCAGTATTCGTAGTAGATAGCAATGACAAAGTAGTTTACGCAGAATACGTAAGCGAAGGTACAAGCCATCCAAACTATGAAGCAGCATTAGAAGCAGCAAAAGCTGCAAAATAA